One window of Mixophyes fleayi isolate aMixFle1 chromosome 3, aMixFle1.hap1, whole genome shotgun sequence genomic DNA carries:
- the LOC142144642 gene encoding MAL-like protein → MASQGIQMPTSTEVPDIPYGLSVFRTLPYAFILPELIFGSWVWILVAATRVLYAVSQGWVMYVAVSSFFFSLLLLMVYVFGFHRNNAGTWRLVDVIYHGITAIFYLSAAVLQASATIYCDSFISGGNIVFAACTPIFYHLNAASTFFAFLTTLLYVLHSFQSYVH, encoded by the exons ATGGCATCACAAGGAATACAGATGCCTACGAGCACCGAGGTGCCAGACATTCCCTATGGACTTTCGGTGTTTAGAACATTACCATATGCATTTATACTTCCAGAACTG ATATTTGGATCGTGGGTTTGGATTCTGGTTGCTGCAACAAGAGTACTTTATGCTGTTAGCCAAGGATGGGTCATGTATGTTGCAGTATCTTCATTCTTCTTTTCATTGTTACTCCTGATGGTTTACGTGTTTGGTTTCCACAGAAACAACGCCGGCACTTGGAGATTAGTG GATGTTATTTACCATGGGATTACAGCCATTTTTTACCTCAGTGCTGCTGTTTTGCAAGCTAGCGCGACAATATATTGTGATAGCTTTATATCTGGAGGTAATATAGTGTTCGCTGCATGCACTCCGATCTTCTACCATTTGAATGCTGCATCTACA TTCTTTGCTTTCTTGACAACGTTGCTGTATGTACTGCACAGCTTCCAGTCCTACGTCCACTAA